A single Salmo salar chromosome ssa19, Ssal_v3.1, whole genome shotgun sequence DNA region contains:
- the LOC106579410 gene encoding paired box protein Pax-6-like, with product MYEKLTIMNLQSGLNWTEPNNWYHDLTTVQAKHSKVAEGCLLDTDGGLGDKGGGGGGRGGVGGGPVERDEGEESQLRLQLKRKLQRNRTSFTQEQIEALEKGQTGFSQSQFTMLELQPISFLIELRPIT from the exons ATGTATGAGAAGTTAACCATAATGAACCTGCAAAGCGGCTTGAACTGGACTGAGCCTAACAACTGGTACCATGACCTGACCACAGTACAAGCAAAACACAGCAAAG TGGCCGAGGGCTGTCTTTTGGACACAGACGGAGGCCTGGGGGAcaaaggtggtggtggaggaggaagaggaggagtaggaggagggccGGTCGAGAGGGACGAGGGCGAGGAGTCACAGCTGAGGCTGCAGCTGAAGAGGAAgctacagaggaacaggaccagCTTCACTCAAGAGCAGATTGAGGCGCTGGAGAAAGGTCAGACAGGTTTCAGCCAATCACAATTCACCATGCTTGAGCTTCAGCCAATCAGTTTCTTGATTGAGCTTCGGCCAATCACATAG